One genomic window of Candidatus Nitrospira inopinata includes the following:
- a CDS encoding class I SAM-dependent methyltransferase, protein MTEEKNDEIRKALHDHLAQWGLKRWATAREYLAWQQRLVAPETLERFAEQAERRRGGQSCADVAFYDLSAQPGLLSVLHSQRYDYYESAGLSVASRIGDAACILDFGCGVGILTTFYARLFSDRRFVGIDRSEASIAAARRKADELGLSNVRFECLDVGADRNGPSEAYDLILSTHALVQHERDPGLPSASWRTFERARDAGQQAAFERRTGMGARLDRLASVLTRQGRMIALEKTRQLARRVPFQRAMAARGMHLIEKPELIRYRIFEDATDDGPLYHVRKGIEPSLEWDESPEPDDGLPFDPVCVTKSSREVGAPLYENHRPSAQAAWERLIDRIVTKEATRREPDGRELHVELGIANGLAYLYCANTFDQRQLVVFESAHAHALESYYREIVEGMPSPAPSGNSPRADREKQK, encoded by the coding sequence GTGACGGAGGAGAAAAACGACGAGATACGGAAGGCGCTTCACGACCATCTTGCGCAGTGGGGGCTCAAGCGATGGGCGACGGCCCGCGAGTACCTTGCCTGGCAGCAACGACTGGTAGCTCCCGAAACTCTTGAACGATTCGCCGAACAAGCCGAGCGAAGACGAGGCGGCCAGTCGTGCGCCGACGTCGCCTTTTACGATCTCTCGGCTCAGCCAGGCCTCCTTTCCGTCCTTCACAGCCAACGGTACGATTATTATGAATCCGCGGGGTTGTCCGTGGCGTCTCGTATCGGAGACGCCGCCTGCATCCTCGATTTTGGCTGCGGAGTGGGAATTCTCACGACGTTCTACGCCCGTCTCTTTTCCGATCGCCGTTTCGTCGGAATCGATCGTTCGGAAGCTTCGATCGCGGCCGCGCGACGCAAGGCCGACGAACTGGGTTTGAGCAACGTCCGGTTTGAGTGTCTGGACGTCGGCGCCGATCGCAATGGGCCGTCCGAAGCCTATGATCTGATCCTGTCCACCCACGCGTTGGTTCAACACGAGCGGGACCCCGGTCTTCCGAGTGCGAGCTGGCGGACTTTTGAAAGGGCGCGGGACGCCGGTCAACAGGCGGCGTTCGAACGTCGCACCGGCATGGGGGCCAGGCTTGACCGGCTCGCTTCAGTCTTGACTCGACAAGGGCGGATGATCGCGCTCGAAAAAACCAGACAGCTCGCCAGGCGGGTGCCGTTTCAACGGGCCATGGCGGCCAGGGGAATGCATTTAATCGAGAAGCCGGAGCTGATCAGATACCGGATTTTTGAAGATGCGACGGATGACGGTCCGCTCTATCACGTGAGGAAAGGAATCGAGCCTTCGCTGGAATGGGACGAGTCGCCGGAGCCCGATGACGGCCTTCCTTTTGATCCCGTCTGCGTCACCAAGTCGTCGCGCGAGGTCGGCGCTCCCCTGTACGAAAACCACAGGCCGTCAGCGCAAGCGGCGTGGGAACGGCTGATCGACCGCATTGTCACCAAAGAAGCGACCCGTCGGGAGCCGGATGGCCGGGAACTGCACGTGGAGCTGGGTATCGCGAACGGGCTTGCCTATCTTTACTGCGCCAATACCTTTGATCAGCGACAATTGGTCGTATTCGAGTCGGCCCATGCACACGCGCTCGAATCGTATTATAGGGAGATTGTAGAAGGCATGCCGTCACCGGCGCCATCGGGGAATTCACCGCGCGCCGATCGCGAAAAACAGAAGTGA
- the lon gene encoding endopeptidase La → MENNVLTILPVLPIKRTVLFPGVMMPLTVGRERSVAAVHAAMKTEDKTILVVAQRHPQTEEPGLADLYTIGTKAIIKQIGQSSEGGLHVLVQGLDRVVLIKEEQKTPYLKVRARLLEHPSDSTATEAQAIHRAIKELLSDLSRSIQSPGIQEISAALVDESDPVALAYRITSLVNLTVAEEQTLLECSSAVDLLRGLYAALSKEIQILQLRDKIANDAQKKISKSQREYILREQLKAIQQELGESEGEDGEISALKKQVSEADLPDHVRKEVERELNRLAKVPPSSPDHQVLRAYLELVLELPWTKASDERFDLSRVRAVLEEDHYGIKEVKDRIVEHLAVLKLNPSAKAPILCLVGPPGVGKTSLGQSIARAMGRTFERFSLGGVHDEAELRGHRRTYVGALPGRIIQAVRRAGVNNPVLMLDEVDKLGRDFRGDPASALLEILDPAQNHTFRDHYLDLPFDLSKVFFITTANTLDTISQPLLDRMEVIRLQGYSEREKAEIARRYLWPRRLKEAGIEPHQAVLSDEALTLIITRYTREAGVRQLEQMLGRLTRKIALTFAELPEGRERTPVVIQAAALGDWLGAERFIPEEARKNLPPGVATGLAWTPTGGDVLYVESMLLPGNHDLTLTGQLGDIMQESARAARSYLWSHAESMGLDISRFKRNGIHIHVPSGSIPKDGPSAGVTMVTALASAYVGKPVRSDTAMTGEISLSGLVLPVGGIKEKVLAAHRAGITRVILPKANEKDLKEVPAEVREGLTFVLVERIEEVLRAAFDQESPASAHEDTEEPAASSIASR, encoded by the coding sequence GTGGAAAACAACGTCTTAACGATTCTGCCTGTACTCCCGATCAAACGGACGGTCCTCTTTCCCGGCGTCATGATGCCGCTGACCGTCGGACGTGAACGCTCGGTCGCGGCGGTTCACGCGGCGATGAAGACCGAGGACAAAACGATCTTAGTCGTCGCCCAGCGCCACCCCCAGACCGAAGAGCCCGGCTTGGCCGATCTCTACACCATCGGCACCAAAGCGATCATCAAACAGATCGGTCAGTCCTCCGAGGGCGGCCTGCACGTCCTGGTGCAAGGATTGGATCGTGTCGTGCTGATCAAAGAAGAACAGAAGACCCCGTACCTCAAGGTGCGGGCGCGGTTGCTCGAACACCCGTCGGACTCGACGGCAACCGAGGCACAGGCCATCCATCGCGCGATTAAGGAACTGCTGTCCGATCTCTCGCGATCGATTCAATCTCCGGGCATCCAAGAGATCAGCGCCGCCTTGGTCGACGAATCCGATCCGGTCGCCTTGGCCTATCGCATCACCTCGCTGGTCAATTTGACGGTAGCGGAAGAGCAAACGCTGCTGGAGTGTTCCTCCGCCGTCGACTTGCTCCGCGGCCTTTACGCCGCGCTCTCGAAGGAAATCCAAATTCTCCAGCTTCGCGACAAAATCGCCAACGACGCCCAGAAGAAAATCTCCAAGAGCCAGCGGGAATATATTCTGCGCGAACAGCTCAAGGCGATCCAGCAGGAACTCGGCGAAAGCGAGGGCGAAGACGGCGAGATCTCGGCCCTCAAAAAGCAGGTGTCGGAAGCCGATCTTCCCGATCACGTGCGCAAGGAAGTCGAGCGCGAGTTGAATCGCTTGGCCAAGGTCCCGCCCTCCTCGCCGGACCATCAAGTCCTGCGGGCCTATTTGGAACTTGTACTCGAACTGCCCTGGACGAAGGCGTCCGATGAACGTTTCGATCTCTCACGGGTCAGAGCGGTATTGGAAGAAGATCATTACGGCATCAAGGAAGTCAAAGACCGCATCGTCGAACATCTGGCCGTCCTCAAGCTGAACCCCTCGGCGAAGGCCCCCATCCTCTGCTTGGTCGGCCCTCCGGGCGTCGGGAAGACCAGTTTGGGCCAGTCGATCGCGCGGGCCATGGGACGAACCTTCGAGCGATTCAGCTTGGGCGGCGTCCACGACGAAGCGGAGCTGCGGGGCCACCGCCGCACTTACGTCGGAGCCCTGCCTGGCCGCATCATCCAAGCCGTCCGTCGAGCCGGTGTCAACAACCCTGTGTTGATGCTCGACGAGGTGGACAAGCTGGGGCGCGATTTCCGCGGCGATCCCGCGTCCGCTCTGCTGGAAATTCTGGACCCGGCGCAGAACCATACGTTCCGCGACCACTATCTGGATCTTCCCTTCGATTTATCGAAGGTCTTTTTCATTACGACGGCCAATACGCTTGACACGATCAGTCAGCCGTTGCTGGACCGCATGGAAGTCATCCGCCTGCAAGGCTACAGCGAGCGTGAAAAGGCGGAAATCGCCCGGCGGTATCTGTGGCCTCGCCGGCTGAAGGAAGCCGGTATCGAGCCGCACCAGGCCGTCCTGTCGGACGAGGCGCTCACCCTGATCATCACCCGGTACACGAGAGAAGCGGGCGTGCGTCAGCTTGAACAGATGTTGGGCCGGCTGACGAGAAAAATCGCGCTGACCTTCGCCGAATTGCCGGAAGGTCGGGAGCGAACGCCCGTCGTCATCCAAGCCGCCGCGCTGGGGGATTGGCTCGGCGCCGAACGGTTCATCCCCGAAGAAGCCCGAAAAAATCTGCCGCCCGGCGTGGCGACGGGGTTGGCCTGGACTCCCACGGGCGGCGACGTCCTCTACGTCGAATCAATGCTCTTGCCGGGCAACCATGATCTGACGCTGACCGGCCAACTGGGCGACATCATGCAGGAGTCGGCTCGAGCCGCGCGGAGCTATCTCTGGTCGCACGCCGAAAGCATGGGACTCGACATCTCCCGCTTCAAGCGCAACGGCATCCATATCCATGTGCCGTCCGGGTCCATTCCCAAAGACGGACCGTCGGCCGGTGTGACGATGGTCACGGCGCTGGCCTCGGCCTACGTCGGGAAACCCGTCCGGAGCGACACGGCCATGACGGGCGAAATCAGCTTGAGCGGTTTGGTCCTGCCGGTCGGCGGCATCAAAGAAAAGGTGTTGGCGGCCCATCGCGCCGGCATTACGCGCGTCATTCTGCCGAAGGCGAACGAGAAGGATTTGAAGGAAGTCCCGGCGGAAGTCCGTGAGGGGTTGACCTTCGTCCTGGTCGAACGGATCGAAGAGGTCCTTCGCGCGGCGTTCGATCAAGAATCGCCCGCGTCCGCGCACGAAGATACCGAGGAACCGGCCGCTTCGTCGATCGCCTCACGGTAA
- a CDS encoding NUDIX hydrolase translates to MNYCSHCGAPVVQKIPPGDNLPRHVCNQCEQVHYHNPKIVAGCIPEWEDRILLCRRAIEPRLGLWTFPAGFMELGESTEEAAVRETKEEAQADVKITGLYAVLSLPHIGQVYLVFRGRMLSPSCEPGAESLDVRLFPLAEIPWEEIAFPVVRETLRRYVEDAASGRFQLHLASLQDRFPL, encoded by the coding sequence ATGAACTATTGTAGCCATTGCGGCGCTCCGGTCGTTCAAAAGATTCCTCCGGGAGACAACCTGCCCCGGCACGTGTGCAACCAGTGCGAACAGGTTCATTACCACAACCCTAAAATCGTGGCCGGGTGCATTCCCGAATGGGAAGACCGAATCCTCTTGTGCCGTCGGGCCATCGAGCCTCGGCTTGGGTTGTGGACGTTTCCGGCCGGCTTCATGGAGTTGGGGGAAAGCACCGAGGAGGCCGCGGTTCGAGAGACCAAGGAAGAGGCGCAGGCGGACGTCAAGATCACGGGACTGTACGCGGTACTCAGTCTTCCCCACATCGGGCAGGTCTATCTGGTCTTTCGCGGGCGCATGTTGAGCCCTTCTTGCGAGCCGGGGGCGGAGAGTTTGGACGTGCGGCTTTTCCCCTTGGCCGAGATTCCGTGGGAGGAGATCGCCTTCCCGGTGGTGCGCGAAACCCTTCGGCGCTACGTCGAGGACGCGGCGAGCGGGCGATTTCAATTACACCTTGCCAGCCTTCAAGATCGCTTTCCTCTGTAG
- a CDS encoding PilZ domain-containing protein, giving the protein MMVRRHHRFPVAIPVTLVHAQRERLRYTGTVKDLSQRGCRIESVIRPFTGMQVELHLQPPGESAPIMIGNATVRWTGSCGIGLEFLTVAPPQQERLNRLLERLSSHRRDLPPG; this is encoded by the coding sequence ATGATGGTTCGTAGGCATCACCGGTTTCCCGTCGCGATTCCCGTCACCCTTGTGCATGCCCAGCGGGAGAGGCTCCGCTACACCGGAACGGTCAAAGATCTGTCTCAACGAGGATGCCGGATCGAGAGCGTCATCCGCCCATTTACCGGCATGCAGGTGGAACTGCACCTGCAGCCGCCCGGCGAATCCGCGCCGATCATGATCGGGAACGCAACGGTTCGATGGACGGGAAGCTGCGGGATCGGATTGGAGTTTCTCACCGTGGCGCCGCCCCAACAAGAACGGCTGAACCGACTTCTTGAACGACTCTCAAGCCACCGGAGAGACCTTCCACCCGGTTGA
- a CDS encoding A/G-specific adenine glycosylase — MKARRGTPKNRSGKGNRGYGTTLDSSTKRRFQQRLLKWYREHGRDLPWRKTSDPYHILVSEVMLQQTQVDRVIPKYHEFLERYPSLEDLAEAPVSEVKKTWYPLGYNVRPERLHSIACETVEKYGGKLPSDAEALLSFKGIGRYTAGAIRSFAFNEDAPILDTNVSRVLHRVFVAEGDPKAQKSKLWELSEALIPRGRGYDFNQAIMDFGAMVCTARDPYCLLCPMKSFCKTYPFGSKASGD; from the coding sequence GTGAAGGCTCGACGGGGGACTCCGAAAAATCGGTCGGGGAAGGGAAATCGCGGCTATGGGACGACGCTCGACTCGTCAACCAAGCGCCGGTTTCAGCAGCGTCTCCTAAAATGGTATCGGGAACATGGTCGTGATCTGCCGTGGCGAAAAACGTCGGATCCCTACCACATTCTCGTGTCCGAAGTGATGTTGCAGCAAACGCAGGTGGACCGCGTCATCCCCAAATATCATGAATTTTTGGAGCGTTATCCGAGTTTGGAAGATCTGGCGGAAGCGCCGGTGTCAGAGGTGAAAAAGACCTGGTACCCGCTGGGGTACAATGTTCGGCCCGAGCGGCTGCATAGCATCGCGTGTGAAACGGTTGAAAAGTATGGGGGAAAGTTGCCTTCGGACGCGGAGGCCCTGCTGTCTTTCAAGGGCATCGGGCGATATACCGCTGGCGCGATCCGCTCGTTCGCGTTCAACGAGGACGCGCCGATCCTGGACACAAACGTCAGTCGGGTGCTTCATCGGGTGTTTGTGGCCGAGGGAGATCCCAAGGCGCAGAAGTCGAAATTGTGGGAGTTGTCCGAAGCCTTGATTCCTCGGGGCAGGGGCTATGATTTCAACCAAGCCATCATGGATTTCGGGGCGATGGTCTGCACGGCCCGGGATCCCTATTGTCTGCTCTGTCCGATGAAGTCGTTCTGTAAGACGTATCCGTTCGGCTCCAAAGCCTCCGGTGATTGA
- the mutT gene encoding 8-oxo-dGTP diphosphatase MutT — translation MKMIEVAAGLIRRNGRYLIARRKSGTHLAGFWEFPGGKREAGESLTECLQRELFEELGIRIDLPIPYQIIRHDYPERIVELHFFRCAIEEGEPTAIECEEIRWVRPDELAAFEFPPADRPIVKALQRDDEEGRGGR, via the coding sequence ATGAAGATGATCGAGGTGGCGGCCGGGCTCATCCGCCGAAACGGGCGATACTTGATTGCTCGGCGGAAGTCCGGCACCCATCTGGCCGGGTTTTGGGAATTCCCGGGCGGCAAGCGAGAAGCGGGCGAATCGTTGACGGAATGTCTGCAACGGGAACTGTTTGAAGAATTGGGGATCCGAATCGACCTGCCGATCCCGTATCAAATCATCAGGCACGACTATCCTGAAAGAATCGTGGAGCTGCATTTTTTCCGCTGCGCCATCGAAGAGGGAGAGCCGACGGCCATAGAGTGCGAGGAGATTCGATGGGTGCGACCCGACGAATTGGCCGCGTTTGAGTTCCCCCCGGCCGACCGCCCGATCGTCAAGGCCTTGCAGCGCGACGACGAGGAAGGAAGGGGTGGGCGATGA
- a CDS encoding 3'-5' exonuclease, with protein sequence MKIVLDIETVQAPREEWARIIGKPPQSQEDFGFEPSGDLFTAGAAEERRRAEDELYAKSAFDGTFSRVVCIGLLEFSDQMEARGAVAWYGQNERELLSRFWARLAQIRPTLFITHNGLGFDFPFLKKRSIIHQVKPSIEINLAKFRTEPIYDTMAIWSNWDTRGWIKLDVLARALQVETKSGSGEQVAEMWEKGQGPELARYCLQDTYVTYACYCRMNFKQPLSREVVLLQPELLEVN encoded by the coding sequence ATGAAGATCGTACTCGACATTGAAACCGTTCAGGCCCCTCGCGAGGAATGGGCTCGCATTATAGGAAAGCCCCCGCAAAGCCAGGAAGACTTTGGGTTTGAACCGAGCGGCGATCTTTTTACGGCGGGGGCCGCCGAGGAGCGACGAAGGGCGGAGGACGAGCTGTACGCCAAGTCGGCGTTCGACGGCACCTTCAGTCGGGTGGTGTGCATCGGATTGTTGGAGTTCTCCGACCAGATGGAGGCCAGGGGCGCCGTCGCCTGGTACGGTCAAAACGAGCGGGAGTTGCTCAGCCGGTTCTGGGCGCGCCTCGCTCAGATTCGGCCCACGCTGTTTATCACACACAACGGCCTGGGATTCGATTTTCCCTTCCTCAAGAAGCGATCGATCATCCATCAAGTCAAGCCGAGCATAGAGATCAATTTGGCCAAATTCAGGACGGAACCGATCTACGACACTATGGCGATATGGAGCAACTGGGATACGAGGGGCTGGATCAAGTTGGACGTGCTGGCCCGCGCCTTACAGGTTGAAACCAAATCGGGGAGCGGGGAACAGGTGGCCGAGATGTGGGAAAAGGGTCAAGGGCCGGAGCTCGCCCGCTATTGTTTGCAGGATACCTACGTGACCTATGCCTGTTATTGTCGCATGAATTTCAAACAGCCCCTGTCTCGAGAGGTGGTGCTACTGCAGCCTGAGTTGTTGGAGGTGAACTGA
- the miaB gene encoding tRNA (N6-isopentenyl adenosine(37)-C2)-methylthiotransferase MiaB codes for MTATPLPRLVHIETFGCQMNESDSELVRALLKREGFSFTPDRERADVLLVNTCAIRENAHNKIYAHLTELKEIKKRRPLVIGVLGCMAQNLKSELARQEPLIDILAGPDAYRELPLLLSNALAAQEQGFAQRGFALDLSEYETYEGILPDRNDGVNAWITVMRGCDNFCSFCVVPYTRGRERSRDPESILTEARDAAARGFTQITLLGQNVNSYRYGNWDFARLIGAVADTPGIHRVRFTSPHPKDFPPALLQAIATHPKICKHIHLPLQSGSDRILELMGRTYSAGEYLALVERIRTLIPAVTLTTDIICGFCSESDDDFLETQRVVERIQFESAYIFKYSERKHTIAARKYPDDVPDQVKGARVATLVDIQRRISLERNRRYIGKHVEVLVERNATKSPTQGMGRTDGNITVVWEKGTDPFEPGTLTTKDIFDASAATLYGK; via the coding sequence ATGACGGCGACCCCCTTGCCCCGCCTGGTCCACATCGAGACCTTCGGCTGCCAGATGAACGAGTCGGACAGCGAGCTGGTCCGCGCCCTGCTAAAGCGCGAGGGGTTCTCGTTCACGCCGGATCGTGAACGGGCCGACGTGCTTCTGGTCAATACCTGCGCCATCCGCGAGAACGCCCACAACAAGATTTACGCGCATCTGACGGAGCTCAAGGAGATCAAGAAGCGACGTCCTCTGGTGATCGGCGTTTTGGGCTGTATGGCGCAGAATCTGAAGAGCGAACTGGCCCGGCAAGAACCGCTCATCGACATCTTGGCCGGACCGGACGCCTATCGAGAGCTTCCCCTGTTGCTTTCAAACGCCCTGGCCGCTCAGGAGCAGGGATTCGCTCAAAGGGGCTTTGCGCTTGATCTCTCGGAGTACGAAACCTATGAAGGGATCCTCCCGGATCGAAACGACGGGGTCAACGCCTGGATTACCGTCATGCGGGGCTGCGACAACTTTTGTTCGTTCTGCGTCGTCCCCTACACGAGGGGACGAGAGCGATCGCGCGATCCGGAGTCCATCCTGACCGAGGCGCGCGACGCGGCGGCCCGCGGCTTCACCCAGATCACTCTGTTGGGACAAAACGTCAATTCCTACCGGTACGGAAACTGGGATTTTGCCCGCTTGATCGGCGCAGTGGCGGATACTCCCGGCATCCATCGAGTTCGTTTCACCTCGCCCCATCCCAAGGACTTTCCCCCCGCGTTGCTTCAGGCCATCGCCACCCATCCGAAGATTTGCAAACACATCCACCTCCCGCTTCAATCGGGAAGCGACCGTATCCTGGAGCTGATGGGCCGAACGTACTCGGCCGGGGAATATCTGGCGCTCGTGGAGCGAATAAGAACGCTCATTCCCGCCGTCACCCTCACGACGGACATCATTTGCGGGTTCTGTTCGGAGTCGGACGACGATTTTCTGGAGACCCAACGGGTGGTGGAACGGATTCAATTTGAGTCCGCCTACATCTTCAAGTATTCCGAGCGCAAACACACCATCGCCGCCAGAAAATACCCGGACGACGTTCCCGATCAGGTCAAAGGGGCCCGCGTGGCGACGTTGGTGGACATCCAGCGGCGGATCAGTCTTGAGCGCAACCGCAGATATATCGGAAAACACGTCGAGGTGCTGGTGGAACGGAATGCCACCAAATCTCCCACTCAAGGAATGGGAAGAACGGATGGGAACATCACCGTCGTATGGGAGAAGGGGACCGACCCTTTTGAGCCCGGCACGTTGACCACCAAAGACATCTTCGATGCCTCCGCAGCTACACTCTACGGAAAGTAA
- the mtaB gene encoding tRNA (N(6)-L-threonylcarbamoyladenosine(37)-C(2))-methylthiotransferase MtaB, which translates to MHAKPLASTSLPKRERRLYNARLMTSRRASLHTLGCRLNLAESAVLGEGLRRKGFELVEFGRPTDLLVLNTCAVTEDAERTSRYLIRKTLKHSPHAFIAVTGCYAQIGLERLTREAGIDLVVGNQFKLDLPAYLPPADALEKRRSPEILHTKTLSRQDFDLPYFGEPDSTRAPLKIQDGCNVMCSFCIIPFSRGHERSRRLEDILEEATGLAARGYREIVLTGVNIGRYVHDGRDFCSLLRRLDQVDGIDRIRISSIEPTTVGDELLDLLAGSSKLCPSLHVPLQSGDDGVLNAMNRRHTVKAYVDLIERAVAKIPRLGLGTDLMAGFPGETEAAFRNTVSVATDLPFSYLHVFPYSPRPGTAAARMQRAVSPSIIRKRVDVLRDIGRIKQLAFHHRQIGTTVPVLFETGVQDGLRHGTTPNFTKVAVADTDDLHNQIKPVTITAATDRWVMGQVAVPQRPPNLVIQP; encoded by the coding sequence ATGCACGCCAAACCCCTCGCTTCCACGAGCTTGCCCAAACGGGAGCGCCGTCTCTATAATGCTCGTCTTATGACAAGTCGCCGGGCATCGCTCCATACGTTGGGGTGCCGATTGAACCTCGCGGAGTCGGCAGTGTTGGGGGAAGGACTTCGCCGAAAGGGGTTTGAGTTGGTGGAGTTCGGCCGGCCGACCGACCTGCTCGTGCTCAACACCTGCGCGGTGACGGAGGACGCCGAACGCACGTCGCGGTATCTGATCCGCAAAACCCTCAAACATTCCCCCCATGCGTTCATTGCCGTGACCGGCTGTTACGCTCAAATAGGCTTGGAGCGGCTCACCCGCGAGGCCGGCATCGACTTGGTCGTCGGCAACCAATTCAAGCTGGATCTGCCGGCGTACCTGCCCCCGGCCGATGCGTTGGAGAAACGCCGTTCGCCGGAAATTCTCCATACAAAGACGCTATCGCGCCAAGACTTCGATCTTCCTTACTTCGGCGAGCCGGATTCAACCAGAGCGCCCCTCAAGATCCAGGACGGCTGTAACGTCATGTGCAGCTTTTGCATCATTCCGTTTTCGCGAGGGCACGAGCGGAGCAGAAGACTCGAGGACATTCTGGAAGAGGCGACCGGCCTGGCCGCACGCGGCTATCGGGAGATCGTGCTGACCGGCGTGAACATCGGACGGTACGTTCACGACGGCCGAGATTTTTGCTCGTTGCTCCGGCGTCTTGACCAAGTCGACGGCATCGACCGTATCCGGATTTCGTCGATCGAACCCACGACCGTCGGCGACGAGTTGCTGGATCTCCTGGCCGGATCTTCGAAACTGTGCCCCTCGCTCCATGTCCCCTTGCAGAGCGGAGACGACGGCGTCCTGAACGCCATGAACCGCCGCCATACGGTCAAGGCTTACGTCGATTTGATCGAGCGGGCCGTCGCCAAAATCCCTCGACTCGGGCTGGGGACCGACCTGATGGCGGGCTTCCCCGGAGAAACCGAGGCGGCGTTTCGCAATACCGTCTCGGTCGCGACGGATCTGCCTTTTTCTTATCTCCATGTATTTCCCTATTCGCCGAGGCCGGGAACCGCCGCAGCCCGCATGCAGCGAGCCGTGTCGCCTTCGATCATCCGCAAGCGCGTCGACGTCCTCCGCGACATCGGGCGCATAAAGCAGCTCGCATTCCATCACCGGCAGATTGGAACGACGGTCCCCGTTCTCTTTGAAACGGGCGTTCAGGATGGTCTCCGACACGGTACCACGCCGAACTTCACGAAAGTAGCCGTCGCCGACACCGATGACCTTCATAATCAGATCAAGCCGGTCACCATCACGGCCGCAACGGACCGTTGGGTCATGGGACAGGTCGCTGTTCCGCAGCGGCCCCCAAACCTTGTGATACAACCATGA
- a CDS encoding PEP-CTERM sorting domain-containing protein (PEP-CTERM proteins occur, often in large numbers, in the proteomes of bacteria that also encode an exosortase, a predicted intramembrane cysteine proteinase. The presence of a PEP-CTERM domain at a protein's C-terminus predicts cleavage within the sorting domain, followed by covalent anchoring to some some component of the (usually Gram-negative) cell surface. Many PEP-CTERM proteins exhibit an unusual sequence composition that includes large numbers of potential glycosylation sites. Expression of one such protein has been shown restore the ability of a bacterium to form floc, a type of biofilm.): MFLQKHNRSVRLSVAMLMLCGALVPNPASASLSMSVSTNEASDALLLNAPGALILHGDAVGGTAHVMPGGHPCLPSIGPNCFSGVISPFGFAQAEMDAGAGHFQLYAGEIGGGSGSVDMSMTDSISRAGLLGVGTVTFDVHIDLSLHATLDDLAGAAAYSDFNYSILTRSCDGNICDYNQLLFSFDATRQSTRDAENNITNYSNYGWSDIMGGGDSGSAIPGVFETSFSIPVIFGSGAQPFDFAISISGGGACDFGSNCGSAYVSSVNSAYLGIRVDGGYNYTSANGYAYPGFAPAVPVPAAIWLFGSGLVGMIGIARRKRNPANAQPECNSFSSTARNGAETRSQARR; this comes from the coding sequence ATGTTTCTTCAGAAACACAACCGGTCCGTCCGCCTGTCGGTAGCCATGCTCATGTTGTGTGGGGCGCTGGTACCGAATCCGGCCTCGGCCAGTCTGTCCATGTCGGTTTCCACTAACGAAGCATCGGACGCCTTATTACTCAATGCTCCGGGCGCATTGATCCTACACGGAGACGCAGTTGGCGGGACGGCCCATGTAATGCCGGGAGGCCATCCCTGCCTTCCCAGCATCGGTCCTAACTGTTTTAGCGGGGTCATCTCACCATTTGGATTCGCCCAGGCGGAAATGGACGCCGGAGCGGGACATTTTCAGTTGTATGCAGGCGAAATCGGCGGCGGGAGCGGCAGTGTCGACATGAGCATGACGGACTCGATCAGTCGCGCAGGACTCTTAGGAGTCGGCACAGTGACTTTCGATGTCCATATCGATCTGTCGTTGCATGCCACGCTCGACGACTTGGCGGGTGCAGCCGCCTATTCCGACTTCAATTACTCGATTCTTACCCGGAGCTGCGACGGCAATATCTGCGATTATAATCAATTGCTGTTCAGTTTTGATGCCACGCGTCAGTCCACGCGCGATGCCGAGAACAATATCACCAATTATTCCAATTATGGTTGGTCGGACATCATGGGCGGCGGCGACTCGGGTTCCGCCATCCCCGGCGTGTTCGAAACTTCTTTTTCGATTCCCGTCATTTTCGGCAGCGGGGCACAACCGTTCGACTTCGCCATCTCGATCAGTGGCGGCGGTGCCTGCGATTTCGGCAGCAACTGCGGCAGTGCTTATGTTTCGTCCGTGAACTCGGCCTATCTCGGCATCCGCGTCGATGGCGGCTACAACTACACCTCGGCGAACGGTTACGCCTATCCTGGATTTGCGCCAGCTGTGCCCGTGCCCGCCGCAATCTGGCTGTTCGGGTCAGGACTGGTCGGAATGATCGGCATAGCACGACGAAAACGGAACCCGGCTAACGCGCAGCCCGAGTGCAATTCGTTTTCCTCAACCGCGCGTAATGGCGCTGAAACACGATCTCAAGCTCGTCGATGA